The Nostoc sp. 'Lobaria pulmonaria (5183) cyanobiont' genome window below encodes:
- a CDS encoding class I SAM-dependent methyltransferase, whose protein sequence is MSKKPDSQFQNLFSSPKSTNWDERLAQIAYRFNREYQRETFELPAEVQAMPIFREWIGGSFSGRIASPFWEIAKPQKNQHCIDIGCGISFLIYPWRDWQAFFHGQEISNVARDTLNSRGPQLNSKLFKGVELGAAHQLNYASEQFDIAIATGFSCYFPLEYWDAVLAEVKRVLKPGGHFVFDILNPEQPLAEDWAVLETYLGAEVFLEPLAKWEKTIKTAGAKVVTHKSGELFELYKVRF, encoded by the coding sequence ATGTCTAAAAAGCCCGATTCGCAGTTCCAAAATCTCTTTAGTTCACCCAAATCAACCAACTGGGACGAAAGATTAGCTCAAATAGCCTATCGCTTTAACCGAGAATATCAACGCGAAACCTTTGAACTCCCAGCAGAAGTACAGGCGATGCCGATATTCCGGGAGTGGATTGGGGGGAGTTTCTCAGGGAGAATTGCTTCCCCTTTTTGGGAAATTGCTAAACCTCAAAAAAACCAACACTGCATAGATATTGGCTGTGGGATCAGTTTTTTAATCTATCCTTGGCGGGATTGGCAAGCATTTTTTCATGGGCAAGAAATCAGTAATGTGGCACGCGATACACTGAATTCTCGCGGACCACAGTTGAATTCTAAGCTGTTCAAAGGTGTTGAGTTGGGAGCAGCTCATCAGTTAAACTACGCATCAGAGCAGTTTGATATTGCGATCGCCACAGGATTTAGCTGCTATTTTCCCCTCGAATATTGGGATGCTGTACTAGCAGAAGTCAAGCGGGTGTTAAAACCAGGCGGACATTTTGTGTTTGACATTCTCAATCCAGAACAGCCTTTAGCGGAAGATTGGGCAGTTCTGGAAACCTATTTAGGGGCTGAGGTGTTTTTAGAGCCTTTGGCTAAGTGGGAAAAAACGATTAAGACCGCTGGTGCTAAAGTCGTAACCCATAAATCAGGGGAATTATTCGAGTTGTATAAGGTGCGATTTTAA
- a CDS encoding YidH family protein, with the protein MYNHNRHISIAQLLRWVQVLWKEISYYLRIFLTKAALGIRVLLMQLKLKPTEEDKDKKKPGRLNPSRIRDHLANERTYLAWMRTGIALLGFGVVIVRLRAFQVPLIPRPGNGWKLGLVFSLVGLITVWLSTGHYFAVRRDIEEDTYEPTDRWVLLFSLAVMILGAGVIYFVFTTSLDPSSLVIPE; encoded by the coding sequence ATGTACAATCACAATAGGCATATTTCAATAGCGCAACTATTGCGCTGGGTGCAAGTTCTCTGGAAAGAAATTTCCTACTACCTCCGCATTTTTTTGACAAAAGCCGCTTTGGGGATAAGGGTGTTATTGATGCAGTTAAAATTGAAACCCACAGAAGAAGATAAAGATAAAAAAAAGCCAGGACGACTGAATCCTTCCAGAATTCGAGATCACTTGGCAAATGAGCGTACCTACCTCGCTTGGATGCGGACAGGGATCGCTCTTTTAGGTTTTGGTGTCGTCATCGTGCGTTTGCGTGCCTTCCAAGTACCTTTGATACCTCGTCCTGGTAACGGCTGGAAGTTAGGTTTAGTCTTCTCACTGGTGGGTTTAATCACGGTGTGGCTCTCAACAGGACACTATTTTGCTGTCCGTCGTGATATCGAAGAAGATACTTACGAACCAACAGACCGATGGGTGTTACTGTTCAGTCTCGCTGTGATGATTCTCGGCGCTGGGGTAATTTATTTTGTTTTTACAACTTCTTTAGATCCATCAAGTCTAGTTATCCCTGAGTAA
- a CDS encoding cadmium resistance transporter, with protein sequence MNDLVTAITTGITAFTATNIDDIVILTLLFSQISTTFRSRHIFAGQYLGFAALIVASLPGFLGGLIIPQDWIRLLGFMPIIIGMSSLLKREENSSEEAKEETEPSCPSIVSSFLSPQTCNVAAIAFANGSDNISVYVPLFANSELDSLLVILSVFFTLVGVWCYTAYKLTYLPAIANFLTENGKTFVPCILIGLGVFIVTENVTWTLLSVISSYIFSLILGFNTQPLSEEQEKLIV encoded by the coding sequence ATGAACGATTTAGTAACTGCAATTACCACAGGGATTACCGCATTCACTGCCACCAACATTGATGATATTGTCATTCTGACGTTGCTTTTTTCACAAATAAGTACAACGTTTCGTAGTCGTCACATCTTTGCTGGTCAGTATCTCGGTTTTGCAGCATTGATCGTTGCTAGCCTTCCTGGTTTCTTAGGTGGACTAATCATACCGCAGGACTGGATTAGACTACTTGGTTTTATGCCAATAATCATTGGGATGAGCAGTTTACTAAAACGCGAAGAGAATTCATCTGAGGAAGCCAAAGAAGAAACTGAGCCGTCTTGTCCCTCTATAGTTAGCAGTTTTCTCTCTCCGCAAACTTGCAATGTCGCTGCGATCGCCTTTGCCAATGGTAGTGATAATATCAGTGTCTATGTACCCCTGTTTGCCAACTCAGAATTAGATAGTCTGCTGGTAATACTAAGTGTATTTTTTACCTTAGTCGGTGTATGGTGTTATACCGCTTACAAGTTAACCTATTTACCTGCGATCGCAAACTTTTTAACTGAAAATGGCAAGACTTTTGTACCTTGTATCTTGATTGGTTTGGGCGTGTTTATTGTCACAGAAAATGTTACTTGGACTCTTCTATCCGTAATTTCTAGTTATATATTCTCATTAATTTTGGGTTTCAATACTCAACCGTTGAGTGAAGAACAAGAAAAACTAATTGTCTAA
- a CDS encoding LysR substrate-binding domain-containing protein, giving the protein MAGMTLEQLKIFLAVAQNLHFTRAAEELYITQPAVSAAIHNLEQEYGVKLFHRIGRHIEIAEAGKLLQVEAQKILDQVSLTERGLRELNNLQRGELKLGSSLTIGNYWLPSKISEFKSQYPGIQIDCTLANAETICVGTAMGQFDLGLVEGDVKPALQNTLEYEIVASDRLQIVVGQKHPWFEWGEIDLSQLTQTPWVMRVRESGTQQRFEEALQNWGINLSELNVILVFTSGEMAKAAIENGVGATGISELMVKKEIQLGTLRAIRVIDNRESNGAMPTAGYAYAEIVRPFFKIKHRQRFQTALSKVFEQMLISSMLDGSHHLSAI; this is encoded by the coding sequence ATGGCAGGAATGACGCTTGAGCAGCTAAAAATCTTTCTAGCTGTGGCGCAGAACTTACACTTTACTCGCGCAGCAGAGGAGCTTTATATTACACAACCTGCTGTCAGTGCAGCAATCCACAACCTAGAGCAAGAATATGGAGTGAAACTATTCCATCGAATTGGTCGCCATATCGAGATTGCTGAAGCGGGTAAATTACTGCAAGTGGAAGCGCAAAAAATTCTCGATCAAGTTTCCTTGACAGAAAGGGGATTGCGAGAATTGAACAATCTGCAACGAGGTGAATTGAAATTAGGGTCAAGTCTGACAATTGGTAACTACTGGCTACCAAGTAAGATTAGTGAGTTTAAGAGCCAATATCCTGGTATCCAGATTGACTGTACCCTTGCCAATGCAGAAACGATTTGTGTCGGTACAGCGATGGGACAGTTTGATTTAGGTTTGGTAGAAGGAGATGTGAAGCCAGCACTTCAGAATACTTTGGAGTACGAAATAGTGGCGAGCGATCGCTTGCAAATTGTCGTCGGTCAAAAACACCCTTGGTTTGAGTGGGGAGAAATTGATTTAAGCCAACTAACTCAAACTCCTTGGGTGATGCGGGTGCGAGAATCTGGAACACAGCAAAGGTTTGAGGAAGCGTTGCAAAATTGGGGGATCAACCTCAGCGAACTGAATGTAATTTTAGTGTTTACCAGTGGTGAGATGGCAAAAGCCGCGATTGAAAATGGCGTAGGCGCAACTGGAATTTCTGAGTTGATGGTAAAAAAAGAAATCCAGTTGGGGACTTTGCGGGCAATTCGAGTTATTGATAATAGAGAAAGTAACGGTGCGATGCCTACGGCAGGCTACGCCTACGCAGAAATAGTTCGACCTTTTTTCAAAATCAAGCATCGTCAGCGTTTTCAAACTGCTCTTTCCAAAGTCTTTGAACAAATGTTGATATCGTCTATGTTGGATGGTTCACATCATTTATCAGCTATTTAA
- a CDS encoding pentapeptide repeat-containing protein — translation MNAEELKRRFAAGERYFPAVNLSKDKLIGADLPGINLWGSDLSGANLAKAKLWGADLSRTNLAKANLTRANLSGVNLNEANLRGAKLNYAKLYGANLTGAYYDESTRFSKGFDPISRNMRKV, via the coding sequence ATGAATGCTGAAGAATTAAAAAGGCGTTTTGCCGCAGGAGAAAGATATTTTCCAGCCGTCAACTTGAGTAAGGACAAGCTGATTGGAGCCGATTTGCCTGGAATTAATTTATGGGGATCTGACTTGAGTGGAGCTAACCTAGCTAAAGCTAAACTCTGGGGAGCAGATTTGAGTAGAACTAATTTAGCTAAAGCGAATTTGACCAGAGCTAATTTGAGCGGTGTCAATCTGAATGAAGCAAATCTCCGGGGAGCAAAACTTAATTATGCCAAGTTGTATGGAGCGAATCTGACTGGCGCTTACTACGATGAAAGTACGCGGTTTTCTAAAGGTTTTGACCCTATCAGTAGAAATATGCGGAAGGTGTAG
- a CDS encoding diguanylate cyclase: MALQDANQKLEQLANLDGLTQVANRRCFDTRLQVEWRRLAREQQPLSLIMFDVDKFKLYNDYYGHLAGDDCLMRIAQTVQQTIHRPADLVARYGGEEFLVLLPNTDLAGAIKVGQSIQQAIHALAIPHVQSDVKNIITVSLGITSRIPIWNIRSDILIASADKALYHAKQNGRDRYCND, from the coding sequence TTGGCTCTCCAAGATGCAAATCAGAAACTAGAACAACTGGCAAATTTAGATGGCTTGACTCAGGTGGCTAACCGTCGTTGCTTTGATACACGACTGCAAGTAGAATGGAGACGCCTTGCACGAGAACAACAACCTCTATCACTGATTATGTTTGACGTTGATAAATTCAAACTTTACAACGATTACTATGGTCATCTTGCAGGCGATGATTGTCTAATGAGGATAGCGCAAACAGTGCAACAGACAATTCATCGTCCTGCCGATTTAGTGGCGCGTTATGGTGGAGAAGAATTTTTGGTACTCTTGCCCAATACTGACTTAGCGGGAGCGATTAAAGTAGGGCAAAGTATTCAGCAAGCAATTCATGCTCTGGCTATTCCCCATGTACAGTCTGATGTCAAGAATATCATCACTGTTAGTTTAGGAATTACCTCTCGCATACCCATTTGGAACATCAGGTCAGATATACTCATTGCCTCAGCAGATAAAGCACTGTACCATGCCAAACAAAATGGGCGCGATCGCTATTGTAATGATTAA
- the aat gene encoding leucyl/phenylalanyl-tRNA--protein transferase → MQYDIAAIVEGYAQGYFLMADERDRLSWYGSRDRTLIPLDERFRYPKSLQRVLNQEQFTVAINRDFQAVVAGCADRETTWISPELKKIYWLLYQSGYAYSFETWQGDELAGGILGIVIGGAFIGESMFYRIPEGSKVAMVKLVERLRQRKFVFFDAQMMNPHLERFGAYRVGDKEYQFLLQQALQRTYNLV, encoded by the coding sequence ATGCAATATGATATCGCCGCTATTGTTGAGGGCTATGCACAAGGGTATTTTCTCATGGCTGATGAGCGCGATCGCCTGAGTTGGTACGGAAGTCGCGATCGGACTTTAATTCCTTTGGATGAGAGGTTTCGCTACCCTAAGTCTTTGCAGCGCGTTCTGAATCAAGAGCAGTTTACTGTGGCGATTAATCGAGACTTTCAGGCTGTTGTGGCTGGCTGTGCTGACAGAGAGACAACCTGGATTTCACCGGAATTAAAAAAGATTTACTGGCTGCTTTACCAGAGTGGTTATGCATATAGTTTTGAAACTTGGCAAGGTGACGAACTAGCTGGGGGAATTTTAGGGATTGTGATTGGTGGGGCTTTTATTGGCGAGTCGATGTTTTACCGCATCCCGGAAGGCTCAAAGGTGGCGATGGTAAAGTTGGTAGAAAGATTGCGTCAGAGAAAATTTGTGTTTTTTGATGCCCAAATGATGAATCCCCATTTGGAAAGATTTGGTGCTTATCGGGTTGGAGATAAAGAATATCAATTTTTACTTCAGCAAGCGTTGCAACGTACTTATAACTTAGTATAA
- the rpsN gene encoding 30S ribosomal protein S14 — protein sequence MAKKSLIEREKKRTKLIEKYADKREALLEEFRSAASPLDKLEIHRKIQQLPRNSAPTRHRNRCWLTGRSRGVYRDFGLSRNVLREWAHEGLLPGVVKSSW from the coding sequence ATGGCAAAAAAGAGCTTGATTGAGCGCGAGAAAAAGCGCACCAAGTTGATCGAAAAGTATGCTGACAAGCGAGAAGCTCTCTTAGAAGAGTTCAGAAGTGCAGCATCTCCTTTGGATAAGCTAGAAATCCACCGGAAGATTCAACAGCTACCCCGGAATAGTGCGCCCACCCGCCACCGCAACCGTTGCTGGTTGACTGGTCGTTCTAGAGGTGTTTACCGCGATTTTGGGTTGTCTCGGAACGTACTGCGAGAATGGGCGCATGAAGGTCTTTTACCTGGAGTCGTTAAGTCTAGTTGGTAG
- the nth gene encoding endonuclease III, which produces MGTKIVPVSITRKSLSKKQRAIEILARLKRLYPDATCSLNYSTPVQLLVATILSAQCTDERVNKVTPALFARFPDAESLAIADLVELENLVRSTGFYRNKAKNIQAACRMIVTEFNSVVPNQMEQLLKLPGVARKTANVVLGHGYGINVGVTVDTHVKRLCERLGLTEAKDPVRIEQDLMGLLPQSDWENWSIRLIYHGRAICKARSPVCITCELADLCPAANKPVIVGQATQVTPELMERL; this is translated from the coding sequence ATGGGTACAAAAATTGTTCCAGTGAGCATTACCCGCAAATCCTTATCTAAAAAGCAACGGGCGATAGAAATTTTAGCTCGTCTGAAGCGTCTTTATCCAGATGCTACCTGCTCTTTGAACTACTCAACACCCGTACAATTGTTGGTGGCAACGATTCTCTCTGCTCAGTGTACTGATGAGCGAGTAAATAAGGTGACACCAGCTTTATTTGCTCGGTTTCCTGATGCTGAGAGTTTAGCGATCGCTGACTTAGTAGAATTAGAAAACTTGGTGCGTTCAACCGGATTTTATCGCAATAAAGCCAAGAACATTCAAGCCGCCTGTCGGATGATTGTCACTGAGTTTAACTCTGTTGTCCCCAACCAAATGGAGCAATTATTAAAGCTTCCAGGTGTGGCGCGCAAGACAGCAAATGTCGTCTTGGGTCATGGTTATGGCATTAATGTTGGCGTGACGGTAGATACTCACGTCAAACGCCTGTGCGAACGTTTGGGTTTAACTGAAGCAAAAGACCCGGTTCGGATTGAGCAAGATTTAATGGGTTTATTGCCTCAGTCTGATTGGGAAAATTGGTCAATTCGGCTGATTTATCACGGTCGTGCTATTTGTAAAGCGCGCTCTCCCGTCTGCATTACTTGTGAGCTTGCCGATTTATGTCCTGCTGCAAATAAGCCAGTGATTGTAGGGCAAGCGACACAAGTAACCCCAGAATTGATGGAGAGACTGTAG
- the rseP gene encoding RIP metalloprotease RseP yields MSVLAAIAVLAVLILVHELGHFVAARSQGILVNRFSLGFGPVLLKYQGSQTEYAVRAFPLGGFVGFPDDDPDSDVPPNDPNLLRNRPVLDRAIVISAGVIANLIFAYLVLALQLGIVGIPKELTYKAGVAVQPVNQESVAYQAGIREGDIILAVNGQELPASDKSTPLLTKEIQTHPNQQIELKILRENQQQTLKLTPKLGADGKGVVGVALSPNATAIYRRPNSPFEIFGIAANRFQQLFVGTLSGFGQLITNFQQTAGQVSGPVNIVKIGAKLAEDNSVNLLSFAAIISINLAIINILPLPALDGGQLAFLLIEGLRGKPVPARIQEGVMQTGLVLLLGLGIFLIVKETTQLTSQLEWVQKLFQ; encoded by the coding sequence ATGTCAGTTTTAGCAGCGATCGCAGTCTTGGCTGTTTTGATCTTGGTACACGAGTTGGGACATTTTGTTGCAGCACGTTCTCAAGGCATTCTCGTTAACCGTTTTTCTTTGGGTTTTGGCCCAGTTCTTTTGAAGTACCAAGGTTCACAAACCGAATATGCTGTCCGCGCTTTTCCCTTGGGCGGCTTTGTGGGCTTTCCCGATGATGACCCAGATAGCGATGTTCCACCCAATGACCCAAATCTGCTGCGTAACCGTCCAGTTTTAGACCGGGCGATAGTTATCAGTGCCGGGGTAATCGCCAATTTAATATTTGCCTACTTGGTGTTGGCTCTGCAATTGGGTATTGTCGGCATTCCCAAGGAATTAACCTATAAAGCTGGTGTCGCCGTACAGCCTGTTAATCAGGAATCTGTTGCCTATCAAGCAGGAATTCGGGAAGGAGATATTATTCTGGCTGTTAACGGTCAAGAGCTCCCGGCTTCTGATAAATCAACTCCTTTGCTGACTAAAGAAATTCAAACTCATCCCAATCAGCAAATCGAACTGAAAATTCTGCGTGAAAATCAACAACAAACCCTGAAATTAACACCAAAACTGGGAGCCGATGGCAAAGGCGTTGTTGGTGTGGCACTCAGTCCAAATGCTACAGCAATTTATCGCCGTCCTAATAGTCCTTTTGAAATTTTCGGCATTGCTGCTAACAGATTTCAACAATTATTTGTTGGGACACTCAGCGGTTTTGGGCAGTTAATTACCAACTTTCAACAAACTGCTGGACAAGTTTCTGGGCCAGTTAATATTGTCAAAATCGGTGCAAAATTAGCTGAGGACAATAGCGTAAATCTGTTGTCTTTTGCGGCAATTATCAGCATTAATTTGGCTATTATCAATATTTTGCCTTTACCAGCTTTAGATGGCGGACAACTCGCTTTTCTGTTGATTGAAGGTTTACGCGGTAAGCCTGTACCTGCCCGGATTCAAGAAGGTGTAATGCAAACCGGTTTGGTGTTACTCTTAGGCTTAGGAATTTTTCTGATCGTCAAAGAAACTACCCAATTAACTAGCCAATTGGAATGGGTACAAAAATTGTTCCAGTGA
- the serS gene encoding serine--tRNA ligase, with translation MLDIKQIRENPQLVQERLNSRSGKYDIEPILLLDRQQRELEGRRSQLQARSNEIGKIVGQKIKSGINPQDPEIQALRDEGNSLKATLSQLEPQEKDLKAEITQLMLALPNLPSDSTPLGKNEEDNVEVRHWGDEYIPQNPNILPHWEIGEKLGILNVERAVKVAQSRFVTLIGAGAALERALIQFMLTLHTQAGYVEVSPPLLVNTESLTATGQLPKFAEESFKCADDDLWLIPTAEVPVTNLYRGEILAAEDLPIYHCAFTPCFRREAGSYGRDMRGLIRLHQFNKVEMVKFVEPSTSFDELEKLVGNAEAILQALQLPYRVVNLSTGDLGFASTKTYDLEVWLPSSGKYREISSCSNTIDFQARRADIRFKEAGKKGTQFVHTLNGSGLAVGRTMAAILENYQQPDGMVKIPEVLQPYLGREVL, from the coding sequence GTGCTGGATATTAAGCAAATACGGGAAAATCCGCAATTAGTTCAAGAACGATTGAATAGTCGTAGTGGTAAATACGACATCGAACCGATATTACTGTTAGATCGGCAACAACGGGAACTTGAAGGGAGGCGTAGTCAACTTCAAGCCCGGAGCAACGAAATTGGTAAAATTGTCGGCCAGAAGATTAAATCTGGGATCAATCCTCAAGATCCAGAAATTCAAGCTTTGCGGGATGAAGGTAACTCTCTCAAAGCTACGTTGAGTCAACTGGAACCCCAAGAAAAAGACCTCAAAGCTGAAATTACTCAACTTATGTTGGCGCTTCCCAACTTGCCAAGCGACTCTACACCCCTTGGTAAGAATGAGGAAGATAACGTAGAGGTGCGGCATTGGGGTGATGAGTACATTCCCCAAAACCCGAATATTCTCCCTCACTGGGAAATTGGCGAAAAGCTGGGTATTCTCAATGTTGAACGAGCTGTAAAAGTTGCCCAAAGTCGCTTTGTGACATTGATAGGCGCTGGTGCGGCATTGGAGAGGGCATTAATTCAATTTATGCTGACTCTCCATACTCAAGCTGGATATGTGGAAGTTAGTCCGCCACTGTTAGTAAATACCGAGTCTTTGACGGCGACCGGTCAATTACCCAAGTTTGCGGAAGAAAGCTTTAAATGCGCTGATGATGACTTATGGCTGATTCCGACGGCGGAAGTTCCAGTTACAAATCTCTACCGGGGTGAAATTCTCGCTGCTGAAGATTTGCCTATTTACCACTGTGCCTTTACTCCCTGTTTTCGCCGCGAAGCTGGTAGTTATGGGCGCGATATGCGGGGATTAATTCGTCTCCATCAATTTAACAAGGTGGAAATGGTGAAGTTTGTCGAACCCAGTACGTCTTTTGATGAACTGGAGAAATTGGTGGGGAATGCAGAAGCAATTTTACAGGCGTTGCAGTTGCCTTACAGAGTAGTAAATTTAAGTACTGGAGATTTGGGATTTGCCTCTACCAAAACTTATGATTTAGAGGTTTGGTTGCCCTCTTCTGGCAAATACCGTGAAATTTCTAGCTGTTCCAATACTATAGATTTCCAGGCACGACGGGCTGATATTCGTTTCAAAGAGGCGGGGAAGAAAGGAACTCAGTTCGTACACACTCTAAATGGTTCGGGTTTGGCAGTGGGAAGGACGATGGCAGCAATTTTGGAGAATTATCAACAACCTGATGGGATGGTGAAGATACCAGAAGTGTTGCAACCTTACTTGGGGCGTGAAGTTTTGTAA
- a CDS encoding DUF3611 family protein: MSQTPDAPSSSSTLRAIAQTFRLIGWISFWIQLVLGVVSSIIVLLFAIFNQRSGSPTNNPGTGFGVFLAICGLVVLGGGIYLAYRYTRIGKQLESSNPSNRPRKSETVQVLRLGVWVNLGGTLVTLLGAQAIVGTLVARSISPQAITTQFFDPTRIISGLDMLVVQANTNTVSAHFAGLIASLWLLNRINRP; encoded by the coding sequence ATGTCACAAACTCCCGATGCCCCATCATCTTCCTCAACTCTTAGGGCAATTGCCCAAACTTTTCGCCTTATAGGTTGGATTAGCTTCTGGATTCAGCTAGTACTAGGCGTTGTTTCTAGCATAATTGTGTTGCTGTTCGCCATCTTTAATCAAAGATCTGGCAGTCCTACTAATAATCCTGGGACTGGTTTTGGTGTATTTTTAGCAATTTGTGGACTGGTTGTTTTGGGTGGGGGCATTTATTTAGCTTACCGTTACACTAGGATTGGCAAGCAATTGGAATCCTCTAATCCCAGCAACCGTCCTCGGAAAAGCGAGACTGTGCAAGTATTACGCTTAGGGGTGTGGGTGAATTTAGGAGGAACGCTAGTGACTCTTTTGGGGGCGCAGGCGATCGTTGGTACACTGGTAGCAAGATCCATTTCTCCCCAAGCTATAACTACCCAATTTTTTGACCCTACCCGAATTATTAGCGGTCTAGATATGCTTGTGGTGCAAGCAAACACTAACACGGTCTCAGCCCACTTTGCAGGGCTTATTGCGTCACTTTGGTTGCTCAATCGGATTAACCGACCCTAA
- a CDS encoding PadR family transcriptional regulator: MKLEDIYQFFENPPPTYLCQELAVCYILSVLLQGESYGTELIEQLETEYPVYRLSDTVLYSAIKFLEDQSAITGYWKKLEGRGRPRRMYQVSPEWQVQAQDLAFQWLDYINRRKK, translated from the coding sequence ATGAAACTTGAGGATATATATCAATTTTTTGAGAATCCTCCGCCAACTTACCTTTGTCAGGAACTAGCAGTTTGTTACATACTGTCTGTTTTATTACAAGGTGAATCCTACGGAACCGAGTTGATCGAGCAATTAGAAACTGAGTATCCCGTCTATCGGCTTTCAGATACCGTACTTTACAGTGCAATTAAATTTCTGGAAGACCAAAGTGCAATCACTGGATATTGGAAGAAACTCGAAGGACGGGGGCGCCCCAGGCGGATGTACCAAGTTTCTCCCGAATGGCAAGTTCAAGCTCAGGATTTAGCTTTTCAATGGCTTGACTACATCAACAGGAGGAAAAAGTAA
- a CDS encoding cofactor assembly of complex C subunit B — protein MDTAILPSTFLLTLLLSVGLFFFIRASTKDRTEMSQLVSEQDEAVLMSQLKEYFRSRSYRVAVVDREKNQVTFEGNVRPSWFLAIFLTLLAATGIVCLSLVASLLFPSLSTLVLAMVLLSPLSGLFYWKKSGRLEKVSLKVETTQSEQTSSSKVTVVAHRDELSELQRTLQLKPGK, from the coding sequence ATGGATACTGCTATTCTGCCATCTACGTTCCTGCTAACCTTGTTGTTATCGGTTGGGCTGTTTTTCTTTATTCGTGCCTCGACTAAAGATCGTACAGAAATGTCCCAACTAGTCTCTGAGCAAGATGAAGCTGTTTTAATGTCTCAATTAAAAGAGTATTTTCGATCGCGGTCTTACCGAGTGGCAGTGGTAGACCGAGAAAAAAATCAGGTAACTTTTGAAGGTAATGTTCGCCCCAGCTGGTTCTTAGCTATATTTCTGACTTTACTGGCAGCTACTGGGATTGTTTGTCTATCTCTGGTGGCATCCCTGCTTTTTCCTAGCCTCAGTACCCTTGTTCTGGCGATGGTACTGCTGTCGCCTTTAAGTGGTCTATTTTATTGGAAAAAATCTGGAAGACTTGAGAAGGTGTCGCTCAAAGTAGAAACAACTCAGAGCGAACAAACCTCCTCAAGTAAGGTAACTGTAGTTGCCCATCGAGATGAACTCAGTGAGTTGCAGAGGACTCTACAGCTCAAGCCTGGGAAATAA
- a CDS encoding DUF3155 domain-containing protein produces MARRRKRKSRRRQEGRRILEHVPQYSIESGEEKPVTAARRFIQAEGILPPALLLVKRNEHTTDRYFWAEKGLFGAQYVEENHFLFPSLRVLEPSPGQEPLALASR; encoded by the coding sequence TTGGCAAGGAGACGCAAAAGGAAAAGTCGTCGTCGTCAGGAAGGACGGCGCATTTTGGAGCACGTGCCTCAATATAGCATCGAAAGTGGCGAAGAAAAGCCTGTGACAGCAGCGAGAAGATTCATTCAAGCTGAAGGGATTTTGCCACCAGCGTTGCTACTTGTAAAGCGAAATGAACACACTACAGATCGTTATTTCTGGGCAGAAAAGGGACTGTTTGGTGCTCAATACGTAGAGGAAAACCATTTCTTGTTTCCTAGTTTGAGGGTGTTAGAACCTTCACCAGGTCAAGAACCTCTTGCTTTAGCTAGTCGGTGA